From the Verrucomicrobiota bacterium genome, one window contains:
- a CDS encoding sugar kinase, translating into MKTIVTFGEIMGRLCPFGFKRFRQSLPGDINLTFAGAEANVAASLSMLGGKTRFVTALPKNDITAACLANLKGLGVDTESIVLTDAGRLGLYWVEAGANQRPSRVIYDRDYSSVSMTPPEAYDWNVIYGDAGWMHTTGITPALSAQSAEATLAAVKNAKEARLTVSCDLNFRKKLWNWEPGTSANELAQKTIRKILPYVDLVIANEEDASDVLGIHPENTDVHSGKIDAAKYTQVAKEIVSQFPNVSKVAITLRESISASHNNWGAMLYDASTKKSVFSPENEGEYQPFEIRNIVDRVGGGDSFGAGLIFALNTPELSESGTAIDFAVAASCLAHSIYGDYNFSTREEVEALIKSGGSGRVVR; encoded by the coding sequence ATGAAAACAATTGTAACTTTTGGTGAAATCATGGGGCGCCTTTGCCCTTTCGGATTCAAACGCTTTCGTCAATCCCTCCCTGGCGATATCAACCTGACCTTCGCGGGTGCGGAAGCGAACGTGGCGGCCTCCCTTAGTATGCTTGGTGGCAAAACGCGTTTTGTAACTGCCCTACCTAAAAATGACATAACGGCAGCTTGCCTGGCGAACCTCAAAGGACTGGGGGTCGACACAGAAAGTATTGTGTTAACGGATGCCGGACGCCTTGGACTCTATTGGGTAGAAGCGGGAGCCAACCAACGACCCAGCCGAGTTATATACGATCGCGACTACTCGTCGGTAAGTATGACTCCTCCCGAAGCGTATGATTGGAATGTTATTTATGGTGACGCGGGATGGATGCACACGACTGGCATTACGCCTGCCCTTTCAGCACAATCAGCTGAGGCCACATTGGCTGCGGTAAAAAACGCAAAGGAAGCAAGGCTTACGGTTTCCTGTGATTTGAATTTCCGCAAAAAACTGTGGAACTGGGAGCCAGGGACCTCAGCCAACGAGCTCGCCCAAAAAACCATTCGAAAGATTTTGCCTTACGTCGACCTGGTGATCGCCAATGAAGAAGATGCTTCAGACGTTCTAGGAATCCACCCTGAGAATACCGATGTTCATTCAGGCAAAATCGATGCTGCCAAATACACCCAGGTAGCGAAAGAAATTGTCAGCCAATTTCCCAACGTGAGCAAAGTTGCAATTACCCTTCGGGAAAGCATTTCAGCTTCTCACAACAATTGGGGAGCTATGTTATACGATGCTTCAACCAAAAAATCCGTCTTTTCACCAGAAAACGAAGGCGAATACCAACCCTTCGAAATCAGGAACATTGTGGATCGAGTAGGTGGTGGAGATTCGTTTGGTGCGGGTCTCATTTTCGCATTGAATACGCCAGAGCTTTCAGAATCGGGGACTGCCATTGATTTCGCAGTAGCCGCTTCCTGCCTAGCCCACTCCATTTACGGAGACTACAACTTCTCAACCAGAGAAGAAGTAGAAGCTTTGATCAAATCGGGTGGTTCGGGAAGAGTCGTCAGGTAA
- the eda gene encoding bifunctional 4-hydroxy-2-oxoglutarate aldolase/2-dehydro-3-deoxy-phosphogluconate aldolase, with the protein MFPKDLHEKIKQSKVVAVLVIDNAAHAVPVARALLRGGIGAMELTLRTPAALPALKAITAEVPEMLAGIGTILTTEQVDQVVEAGAAFGVAPGMNARIVKYAQERGLPFGPGIMTPSDIEAAIELGCRTIKYFPAETSGGLKHLEGMVAPYQHLGLDFIPLGGLNAQNMVDYLKSPLICAIGGSWLAKKDVINAEDWDTIEANAREARTIADSI; encoded by the coding sequence ATGTTTCCTAAAGATCTTCACGAAAAAATAAAACAATCCAAAGTGGTTGCTGTCCTCGTTATCGACAATGCTGCTCACGCCGTTCCCGTGGCCCGCGCTCTTCTTCGCGGCGGCATCGGAGCGATGGAACTAACTTTACGAACACCGGCCGCATTACCTGCGCTCAAGGCAATTACAGCTGAAGTTCCGGAAATGCTGGCAGGAATCGGAACCATACTTACTACAGAGCAAGTAGATCAGGTAGTAGAAGCGGGCGCCGCATTCGGTGTGGCACCGGGCATGAACGCCAGGATAGTTAAATACGCGCAGGAGCGAGGCTTACCTTTTGGCCCTGGCATCATGACTCCAAGCGACATCGAAGCCGCAATTGAACTGGGATGCCGCACCATAAAATATTTCCCAGCCGAAACATCCGGCGGGTTAAAACACCTCGAGGGAATGGTAGCACCCTACCAACACCTTGGCCTCGACTTTATTCCTTTGGGCGGACTCAATGCCCAGAACATGGTCGACTACCTGAAGTCACCTCTCATCTGCGCCATTGGCGGATCCTGGCTTGCCAAAAAGGATGTGATCAACGCCGAAGATTGGGACACCATTGAAGCCAATGCCCGTGAAGCTCGAACCATAGCCGACTCTATTTAA
- a CDS encoding arylsulfatase, whose protein sequence is MKTLFLFFCSVILYSSLSLNAATDRPNVLLILTDDQGYGDLSLHGNPYLSTTSMDRIGKEGVRLDRFYVSPVCAPTRASLMTGRYHLRTGAFGVTRREEVVNPSETTIAELMRDNGYATGCFGKWHNGSIYPETPNGQGFQEFLGFLGGLTQRYFGPELNHNGVEDDYEGYVTEVLADAAIDWMNGQVEADKPFFCYVPFNAPHTPGLVDESYWKPFYNKQAGRWESVIFGMIQAIDDQVGKILKFLEEKRLEENTIVIFMSDNGPATWRYNAGLKGKKGQLYEGGIRVPCFIRWPGVLKPHAVGRPLSHLDILPTLVEWCELKGAEGLALDGRSFASLAEDPSTKWPDRNFVSFSQGQESKIERNGTVHSDQWTAVQQEGNWELYDIQADVRQRQNVADKHPEVVKALSSYFKATLATMPPLGKAAPVPVGIEGNVIVLLEGQDAILPKFKGKGIDYNYPAGFSHHWISRWTEKCLS, encoded by the coding sequence ATGAAAACGCTTTTTCTCTTCTTTTGTTCCGTCATTTTATACAGCTCCCTTTCATTGAATGCAGCAACAGACCGTCCGAACGTGTTACTGATATTGACGGATGACCAGGGCTATGGGGATCTTTCATTGCATGGTAATCCCTACCTAAGCACGACTTCGATGGATCGAATCGGGAAAGAGGGGGTTCGGTTGGACCGGTTTTATGTAAGCCCGGTGTGTGCGCCGACGCGTGCCAGTCTAATGACCGGGCGTTACCACTTAAGGACTGGGGCATTTGGTGTAACCAGGCGTGAGGAGGTAGTGAATCCAAGCGAAACTACGATAGCCGAGTTGATGCGCGATAATGGTTATGCGACCGGTTGTTTTGGAAAGTGGCATAACGGCTCCATCTATCCGGAAACTCCCAACGGTCAGGGATTCCAGGAATTCCTTGGTTTCCTTGGCGGGTTGACCCAGCGTTATTTTGGACCCGAGTTAAATCACAATGGTGTAGAGGACGATTACGAAGGCTATGTTACGGAAGTGCTTGCCGATGCCGCGATCGATTGGATGAACGGGCAGGTTGAAGCAGATAAACCGTTTTTTTGTTATGTTCCCTTTAATGCGCCCCACACACCAGGGTTGGTGGATGAATCATACTGGAAACCATTTTATAACAAACAGGCAGGTCGTTGGGAGTCGGTCATTTTCGGTATGATTCAGGCCATCGACGATCAAGTTGGAAAGATCCTCAAATTCCTGGAAGAGAAAAGACTGGAAGAGAATACCATCGTTATTTTCATGTCCGATAACGGACCGGCCACGTGGAGGTATAACGCTGGATTGAAAGGGAAAAAGGGACAACTTTATGAAGGTGGCATTCGCGTGCCTTGTTTCATTCGATGGCCAGGAGTCTTGAAGCCTCATGCGGTTGGGAGGCCTTTGTCCCACCTCGATATTCTTCCGACGTTGGTCGAATGGTGTGAGCTGAAAGGAGCCGAGGGATTAGCGTTGGACGGACGAAGTTTTGCTTCGCTAGCCGAAGATCCATCAACGAAGTGGCCTGATCGAAATTTTGTATCCTTTTCCCAGGGACAGGAATCCAAGATCGAGCGGAACGGTACGGTTCATAGCGATCAATGGACGGCTGTTCAACAGGAGGGAAATTGGGAGTTGTACGATATTCAGGCAGATGTTCGTCAACGGCAGAATGTTGCTGATAAACATCCCGAGGTAGTAAAAGCGTTAAGTTCCTATTTTAAAGCCACCTTGGCGACTATGCCTCCGTTAGGAAAAGCGGCGCCTGTTCCGGTCGGGATTGAGGGGAATGTGATTGTTCTTTTGGAGGGACAAGATGCGATACTTCCCAAGTTCAAGGGGAAGGGTATTGATTATAACTATCCCGCCGGGTTTTCCCACCATTGGATCAGTCGATGGACAGAAAAATGCCTATCCTGA
- a CDS encoding sulfatase, with product MRFLLILLTLLFSMSVFAAERNIIFIITDDQSPTLGCYGDTVAYSPAVDSLAADGTMFSRAYATTASCSASRSVVMSGLHNHHNGQYGHTHAYHKFESYRNVVSLALPRVLANEGYRTAQIGKYHVAPEDVFHYETYLNGDGRNAVQMANASEDFITSNDARPFFLYFATSDPHRGGGKDENFVGDLKPDLFGNKPNDGAHPGVDEKFYDLDDVLIPPFLPDTAESRSELAQYYQSTARVDQGVARLIEILKANDLYDKTLLVFTADHGMAFAGAKTTIFEGGLRVPFVVRNPYEKNRGVVSDAMISHIDITPSLLDFAGGLDKKKNAPKKLVSAKEFYKDKEYVFMENMGGNDYNTYHGKTWINILGKPKATHWEVVFGSHTFHEIQMYYPMRSVNNGKYKLIWNIASGLPYPFASDLWASSTWQAQLAKGPDTEYGMMTVDEYVNRPTWQLYDLSKLEYENENLADNPKFAKVLDELKAKLKEYQKIMNDPWIMKWQYE from the coding sequence ATGAGATTCCTCCTAATACTCCTAACCTTGCTTTTCTCAATGTCTGTGTTTGCCGCAGAACGAAACATCATCTTTATCATCACCGATGACCAAAGCCCAACCCTGGGTTGCTATGGAGACACAGTGGCATACTCGCCAGCAGTCGACAGCCTGGCGGCGGATGGTACGATGTTTAGCCGGGCCTACGCAACCACCGCCAGCTGCTCCGCCAGTCGATCGGTCGTCATGTCGGGGCTGCATAACCATCACAATGGTCAATACGGTCACACTCATGCGTACCACAAGTTCGAGTCCTACCGGAATGTGGTTAGCCTGGCACTTCCAAGAGTACTGGCAAACGAAGGTTACCGTACTGCGCAAATCGGAAAATACCACGTGGCTCCGGAAGATGTGTTTCATTATGAAACCTATTTAAACGGTGACGGAAGAAATGCAGTGCAAATGGCAAATGCTTCAGAGGACTTTATCACTTCGAACGACGCACGTCCTTTCTTCCTCTACTTCGCAACCAGCGATCCACACCGTGGTGGAGGTAAAGATGAAAACTTCGTTGGCGATTTAAAACCTGACTTGTTCGGCAACAAACCCAACGACGGTGCCCACCCAGGCGTGGATGAAAAATTCTACGATCTGGACGATGTCCTAATTCCACCCTTCCTACCTGACACGGCAGAATCAAGAAGTGAACTAGCGCAATATTACCAAAGCACAGCGCGCGTTGATCAAGGGGTCGCACGTTTGATTGAAATTCTTAAAGCCAATGACCTCTACGACAAAACCCTGCTGGTGTTTACTGCCGATCACGGCATGGCATTTGCGGGCGCTAAAACAACCATTTTTGAAGGCGGCCTGCGTGTGCCCTTTGTTGTTCGAAATCCCTATGAGAAGAACCGGGGAGTGGTCAGCGATGCTATGATCAGTCATATCGACATCACTCCTTCTCTTCTCGATTTCGCTGGCGGGCTGGACAAAAAAAAGAACGCTCCCAAGAAGTTGGTTTCAGCCAAAGAGTTTTATAAGGACAAGGAGTATGTCTTCATGGAAAACATGGGAGGTAACGATTATAATACTTACCATGGAAAGACCTGGATCAACATCTTGGGCAAACCCAAAGCCACTCACTGGGAAGTGGTGTTTGGCTCCCACACGTTTCATGAAATTCAAATGTATTACCCGATGCGCTCGGTGAATAACGGTAAATACAAACTTATTTGGAATATCGCCTCCGGACTGCCCTACCCCTTTGCATCCGACCTCTGGGCAAGTTCGACCTGGCAAGCCCAGTTAGCCAAAGGTCCTGATACCGAGTATGGGATGATGACTGTAGATGAGTATGTGAATCGACCAACCTGGCAGCTCTATGATTTAAGCAAATTGGAGTATGAAAATGAGAACCTCGCGGATAACCCAAAATTCGCAAAAGTCCTCGACGAGCTCAAAGCCAAGCTGAAAGAATACCAGAAAATCATGAATGATCCCTGGATTATGAAATGGCAATATGAGTAA
- a CDS encoding VOC family protein, whose amino-acid sequence MKFEHYAINVEDSVAVADWYIENCGLSARVAMTDPPFTRFLADDTGRVFIEIYSNPVAPMPDYSTISHLLYHLAFAVSDAGAEKERLMTAGCTFVEELNPQANSRLIMLRDPFGIPLQLCQRANPMS is encoded by the coding sequence ATGAAGTTCGAGCATTACGCAATAAATGTTGAAGATTCGGTGGCAGTGGCCGATTGGTATATCGAGAATTGTGGGCTTTCCGCCAGGGTTGCGATGACAGATCCTCCTTTTACGCGGTTTCTGGCCGATGATACTGGAAGAGTGTTTATTGAGATCTATTCGAATCCAGTCGCCCCGATGCCAGATTACTCAACCATTAGCCACCTGCTTTACCATTTGGCCTTTGCGGTCTCGGATGCAGGTGCCGAGAAAGAGCGATTGATGACTGCAGGATGCACTTTTGTTGAGGAATTAAACCCGCAGGCCAACTCTCGACTTATCATGCTGCGTGATCCTTTTGGTATTCCGCTGCAATTGTGCCAGCGGGCCAATCCGATGAGTTAG
- a CDS encoding sulfatase: MLTSIKCKILLALVPFLVFGSSVTNGAQTDKPNVLLILVDDLKPALGSYGDPVAISPNIDRLAAQGMRFEMAYCNQSVCMASRYNLMLGSRSSSTGFYSFGTQFRDVYPDAVTLPQHFINNGYVAHSMGKVFHIGHGNTNDDASWSVPHHPDKVIDYVLPESNHRELTREEGLFTNAGRNASGEARPRGAAWEAADVLDEAYADGRVAATAIDRLRWLKENEEKPFFMAVGFVRPHLPFSAPKLYWDMYDRNKLPMPEFVDAPKDAPDFAVKRRGEIMAFKPIPTSEPFHDDLTRQLIHGYYASVTYMDAQVGKLLDGLIEQGFAENTIVVLWGDHGWHLGDHGSWTKHSNYEQANRIPIIISAPGVTKPGSVTHQLTETVDLYPTIASLAGLPAPNTSQPIDGLDMTPVLKNGQTRIRDYAYHSYPKASIIGRAIRNERYRIVEWLNTSTSEIVYELYDYQADPLEKQNVASSNPKALDFMKALLAKEPKAAKQVRNNSR; encoded by the coding sequence ATGCTTACATCCATAAAATGCAAAATTTTGCTAGCACTAGTTCCCTTTCTAGTGTTCGGCTCTTCCGTAACAAATGGTGCGCAAACCGATAAACCCAATGTGTTATTGATTCTGGTCGATGATCTGAAACCTGCTTTGGGTTCATACGGTGACCCCGTAGCAATCAGTCCCAATATCGATAGACTGGCGGCCCAGGGGATGCGTTTTGAAATGGCCTACTGTAACCAGTCCGTTTGCATGGCTTCCCGCTACAACCTGATGCTGGGAAGCAGATCCTCCTCCACCGGCTTTTACAGTTTTGGAACGCAGTTTCGCGATGTGTATCCTGACGCGGTTACCCTGCCACAGCATTTTATAAACAATGGCTATGTGGCACATTCGATGGGCAAAGTGTTTCACATCGGCCATGGCAACACTAACGACGATGCTTCCTGGAGCGTGCCTCATCACCCCGATAAAGTGATCGACTATGTGTTACCTGAAAGCAACCACCGTGAGTTAACAAGGGAAGAAGGTCTTTTCACCAACGCAGGAAGAAACGCGTCGGGAGAGGCACGTCCCCGTGGTGCTGCATGGGAAGCCGCCGATGTCCTGGACGAAGCCTATGCAGACGGCCGGGTCGCGGCGACAGCGATTGATCGCTTGCGCTGGTTGAAAGAAAACGAAGAGAAACCGTTCTTTATGGCAGTCGGATTTGTTCGTCCGCATTTACCTTTCTCTGCACCTAAACTATATTGGGACATGTATGATAGAAACAAACTTCCGATGCCCGAATTTGTTGATGCCCCAAAAGACGCTCCAGATTTTGCAGTGAAACGACGGGGAGAAATCATGGCCTTCAAACCCATTCCCACTTCAGAACCGTTCCACGATGACCTCACTCGTCAGTTGATTCACGGTTACTACGCCAGCGTAACCTACATGGACGCTCAGGTGGGAAAATTGCTGGATGGATTAATAGAACAGGGGTTTGCCGAAAATACCATTGTCGTCCTTTGGGGGGATCATGGATGGCATTTGGGTGACCATGGCTCTTGGACAAAGCATAGTAATTATGAGCAAGCCAACCGGATTCCAATAATCATTTCTGCACCGGGAGTCACTAAGCCAGGATCCGTTACTCATCAACTGACTGAGACAGTGGATCTCTACCCAACCATCGCATCCTTAGCGGGTCTTCCCGCACCAAACACATCGCAACCCATCGATGGTTTGGACATGACGCCTGTGTTGAAAAACGGGCAAACACGCATTCGCGACTACGCCTATCATTCCTATCCGAAGGCCAGTATCATAGGAAGAGCCATCCGCAACGAACGTTATCGAATCGTAGAATGGCTGAATACCAGTACATCCGAGATCGTGTATGAACTTTATGACTACCAGGCAGATCCGCTGGAAAAACAGAATGTGGCTTCCTCCAACCCCAAAGCTCTGGACTTCATGAAGGCATTGTTAGCTAAAGAACCAAAAGCAGCGAAGCAGGTCAGAAACAATAGCAGATAA
- a CDS encoding NAD(P)H-dependent oxidoreductase, with the protein MPTLTTEELLTQLNWRYATKAFDPDLKIDEVTMLALEESLVLTPSSFGLQPWKFVIVENQETKDQLLPLSWNQPQTRDCSHFVVFCYNDSFTLDEIDRYLNATVEARGGNVSDHAVLKGMMVDFIQRSIDGATIDDWCKNQIYIALGQLMTSAAVLGIDACPMEGISPPDFDKVLGLEDSGFKTMVACALGYRQASDKYAKLPKVRYSKAEIIQRV; encoded by the coding sequence ATGCCCACACTCACCACTGAAGAACTTCTAACCCAACTTAACTGGCGGTACGCTACCAAAGCTTTTGATCCTGATCTCAAGATTGATGAGGTCACCATGCTTGCACTTGAAGAGTCCCTTGTGCTGACTCCATCTTCTTTCGGCTTACAGCCTTGGAAATTCGTAATTGTGGAGAATCAGGAAACCAAGGACCAACTGCTGCCTCTCTCCTGGAATCAACCCCAAACGCGGGACTGTTCACACTTTGTGGTATTTTGCTACAATGATTCGTTTACCTTGGATGAAATTGACCGGTATCTGAATGCCACTGTCGAAGCCCGGGGCGGCAATGTATCTGACCACGCGGTTTTGAAAGGGATGATGGTTGATTTTATTCAACGATCGATTGACGGGGCTACCATTGACGATTGGTGCAAAAATCAGATTTATATTGCCTTGGGGCAATTGATGACAAGTGCTGCAGTTCTGGGAATAGATGCCTGCCCAATGGAGGGAATTAGCCCTCCCGATTTTGATAAGGTTCTTGGCCTTGAAGACAGTGGTTTCAAGACGATGGTCGCGTGTGCCTTGGGGTATCGGCAGGCTTCCGATAAATACGCTAAGCTACCCAAAGTTCGCTATTCCAAGGCAGAAATTATTCAAAGAGTCTAA
- a CDS encoding plastocyanin/azurin family copper-binding protein yields MKLKILTLVAFLFGTAGIALAAKGNTIELTGNDTMQFSSKAFEVAVGEEITLVFKNLGTLPKVAMGHNVVVLKPGTQPAAFGMAAIAAAATEYIPQDDANKALVIAHTKMLGPGETDTITFTLTEAGAYPYVCSFPGHFGLMNGIITAK; encoded by the coding sequence ATGAAATTGAAAATTCTTACACTGGTTGCTTTTCTATTTGGAACAGCAGGAATCGCACTTGCTGCTAAAGGAAATACCATTGAGCTCACGGGTAATGATACGATGCAATTCAGCAGCAAAGCGTTTGAGGTCGCTGTCGGAGAGGAAATTACACTTGTATTCAAAAACTTGGGGACACTTCCAAAAGTAGCTATGGGGCACAACGTGGTTGTCTTGAAGCCAGGAACGCAACCTGCCGCATTTGGAATGGCAGCAATTGCAGCAGCAGCAACTGAATACATCCCTCAGGATGACGCGAATAAAGCATTGGTAATCGCTCACACCAAAATGTTGGGTCCCGGAGAGACGGATACCATAACCTTTACACTGACGGAAGCCGGAGCTTATCCATACGTCTGTTCATTTCCAGGGCATTTCGGATTGATGAATGGAATCATAACCGCTAAGTAA
- a CDS encoding spermidine synthase, translated as MIPAFQILDAQNTKLGALVLRRRTIAALDEVEVYEVKLGEEFLMSSLFPEAEKELAHLGLGKLSDGLWDVVVGGLGLGYTAVAALENRCVNSLVVVELFPQVIDWHRRGLLPVGSILWNDPRCRLIEQDFFAAAQDGSIGLDPHSPGKKFHAILLDIDHTPSHQLDQANAGFYSIAGLTAMTEQLHGGGVFGLWSDAAPDASFTEMLRSVFTAAEAIVVPFYNPILDKDSSNTVYLAVK; from the coding sequence ATGATTCCAGCCTTTCAGATACTCGATGCTCAAAACACCAAACTTGGAGCACTTGTGCTACGTCGTAGGACCATTGCCGCATTGGATGAGGTGGAAGTCTATGAAGTAAAGCTCGGTGAGGAATTCCTCATGTCCAGTCTCTTTCCGGAGGCGGAAAAAGAACTGGCCCATCTGGGTTTAGGAAAGTTATCTGACGGATTGTGGGACGTCGTTGTAGGCGGTTTAGGATTGGGCTATACGGCTGTTGCCGCTTTGGAAAACAGGTGTGTCAATTCTCTCGTTGTTGTAGAACTCTTCCCTCAAGTAATCGATTGGCATAGGCGAGGTTTGCTTCCTGTCGGATCCATTTTATGGAATGATCCACGTTGTCGACTTATCGAACAGGACTTCTTTGCGGCCGCACAAGATGGCTCTATTGGCCTTGATCCACATAGCCCGGGAAAGAAATTTCATGCAATCCTTCTCGATATTGATCACACTCCCAGTCATCAGCTCGACCAGGCGAATGCCGGATTTTACTCAATTGCGGGATTAACCGCCATGACTGAACAATTACACGGCGGCGGTGTATTTGGTTTGTGGTCAGATGCGGCACCCGATGCCAGTTTCACTGAAATGCTTCGTTCTGTTTTCACAGCTGCGGAAGCCATCGTCGTACCCTTTTACAATCCGATTTTGGATAAAGATTCGTCGAACACGGTTTATTTGGCAGTGAAGTGA
- a CDS encoding CPXCG motif-containing cysteine-rich protein, whose translation MDITCPYCWEQIDIEEIPYSEESVELVLDCEVCCRPIAISATWEDENEPPWLDVRAES comes from the coding sequence ATGGATATTACGTGTCCCTACTGCTGGGAACAAATTGATATCGAGGAGATTCCCTACTCGGAAGAATCGGTTGAGCTCGTTCTGGATTGTGAAGTTTGTTGCCGTCCAATCGCTATTTCAGCTACTTGGGAGGACGAGAATGAACCACCGTGGTTGGACGTGAGAGCAGAGTCGTAA